The Macadamia integrifolia cultivar HAES 741 chromosome 4, SCU_Mint_v3, whole genome shotgun sequence genome contains the following window.
GTTTTGGAGTTCCTGGTCATCTAGAGCATGAAAAGTTTTCATTTTCAGAATTGACCCTGAGCAAAAGGCGCCGATACATATTAGGTGACTTAAGCTAAAGAGGGTTAAATGGGAAATTTAAAACATAACAATAACAAAAGGTGTATTTCAAGGGTATTGTAAACCTTAATGCCATTTTGCACTTGAGAACGGCCAGAGAAAAGAAGGGGATCGCTGAAACGAAGAGCAGGAGCTGTCactgggaaaaaaatcgtctgcaattccgatctcgtacaatttcgtgaaataccaccttcacggggtgacatgtgtattgataccaatgcaatggtccagatttgatttaaatgcctcttcactgattaaATGTTTTATTTGTTGTACCTAAatttggaccattgtattggtatcaatacatgtgtcatcacctgaaggtggtattgcacggaattgtacgagatcgaaattacagacgattttccCAGCGAGTTTAAGGTAAAGTTGTATTTTCATCTCGATTTTAACATTCGATTAGCGATGATGCAAATTTTTAggctttgattcttttttttcccactttcctctcgattttttttttgatttttttgaatatatatatatatttttattttggtattgAATTTCATCATAGAATCCCTGGATGCTCCATTTTAGGGTTTGATTTCATCAGAGAATCCAAACCTGTTGAAATAGAAAGTAAATTTCTTCCATTATGCTCATATATTATTGCTGGATTTTATTGGATGTTCTTATAAACCTCATTTATCTTCTCGGCCTTTTCTAATAATGATCTGTGGATGAAGAAGCTGCCTAGACCCAGGATTTTCTGTGGTGTATAAATGTAGTTATTTTCCTCTTGAATTCATCTATCACTATACTCTATTATCGACAGGCGTAATACATCCTTTGAGGGTTGTttgttcctttctctttttcttgatttGAATTGCTGGTCTGCTTCTATTTGAAAACTCTGGGAGGGGAAGACCTGAAATTTCAACTAGTCTAAATGTAGAGGATGGAGAGTTCCTAGAAGAACCAGACAGGTTTTTGCTGGGAAAGTCTACTGCCATGGGGATTTCTACATTCAAAAGGAAGAGATTGGAGTTCAATGAGATGGAACCCAATCAATTATTCAATTTCACCCACCAATCAGTTATTCAATTCAGAGACAAAAAATCACAGAGCATACAGGGTCAAAGGGATATGATCAGATCGAACCCCTGTTCACAGAGAAACAGAATACACCCGAGATCAAAGAGCCTGTTTGGTAACTCTCCCGAGATCATCTTTCCTGTTCTAGATGTCATTTGAGAACAGAAATGAGCTAAAAAGCGTTTGGTAATGACTCTCCCATTTCTGTGCCCAAGAAATGAACCGGTCCAAATCCCACTACTGTCACTGTAGCATCCAGCCAAAAAAAGGTACCATGTTAGCCAGAGTTGAGAGAGAGGCTTCCCCTTATGACAGGTGCTAACACAATCCATCGCAAGTTCTATTAGCTGTTTCTCTATATCCTCTATGGGGCGGCAAGCATCAACAATCTGCAATTGAAACAGGAAAATATCTTACCAAGGAAGAATGCAAAAAGATGttatttaaaaatgaaattcagattattattattattattattgtagaaaattaaaggaaaattcaaCCGAGCAGAACCAATGACAAAACGTCTAATGAATGAAGTCATGAGAGGGTTACATGGAAGGCAACCCAAACAGCTCAGCTACAATGATTGTCAGGTCTGCATCAGAAAAATATGACACCTTCCCCCAAAGTTTGATTAAAATCAGCAACATTGATAGGAGGGTACGAGGGAAGGCAAACCAAACTGCTTGGCCTGCTAAGGAGTCAAGGTCTGCTTTTGAGACATTTCCAACTAGTCATTGACTAGAACCAACAGCAACTAGACTGTGGTCTATCAATAAGCACACCTTAGAGTTATTGTGATGTTTATTTATCTTACAATCAAAAAGAGTTTGATTTTCTTCCTCCTAGCTTTTGACCAAGATTGTAAAGCGATAATTCTTTTAAGCATATGTTGCATTTCAGAAATAGAAGGGCCTATATCTTTAACAGTTGCAGGTCCTAGGTGACACCATAGAGGCACTAATCACATAAGCAACAATGGAAGTCAAAGCTTAGAACTGTCTCCTGATTTTTCCCTTTTGCAATGGGAGGTTGCTACTTGGAACAAAAAATCTTACCTTCCATGTGGCATCATGAAGCATCTGATAGTGTTGGGCGACTTTCCCTCGGAACTCCAACTGCTCATATCTCTCACCTCCATAACCTCCTCTCTCTGCTGCTTTCTGAAAGAATtccaatcataaaagaaaataactcTTGACATTTTTTAAATGGAGATATGCTTAAATGAGAAGATGTAAAGAACTGAGTTTTGTAGGGGAGTCACAAGACATCAAGACAGTGCAGTAATGGAATGTGTAAAATGAGATGGTCACAGTTGAGTGCTATCACTAGAGAACAAGAGCTTATGACACTCGATCCTGTCATTCATACACCAGGTCCCACTGCTTTACAGTGAAGGGCCTGCTGCATTCCGTGACTTGATCAACAGTCGTAAATTATGACTGTTGTAGTGCTAGTATTTTTCACCCAAGCTTTACTATATCAAAATGTCACCACACCCAACGCCTCCTTATTGATGAGGTCACAAGTTAAACAATCAGGCTGCCATCAGTAAGGTGGAAGCCTATTATAGCTGCTAACAAATCTTTTTTCCAAACAACATAACGTACAATGGGACCTTCAAAACACCAGGAAAAGGGCACAAGATACcggattttggatttttctcaatcaGAAAACTTTAGAATCCCCATAAAACAATCTTCATTAGGCAACCAACTGCCTGATATATCTTTCTGTTTTACCAGGGTGATTGCTTTCACGTTTCAAACCTATCAATGATATCAGTTCATTAAAATCATCAGTCCAGCAAATTCTTTGTCTCATTGATCTGAAAATCTAGTCCCAATACTCAGGTTATTTATTCCTCACCAGAAATCCAAAGAATAACAGTAATAATGGTATTTACTAAGTACCTCAGGTGGTATGTCATGGTACACCACTAGGTCTGGAGCCAGCAGCCCCTTCTCAGGAGCCTGAAAGAAAACCAGGGGGAGGAGGAATTTTCAATATTCGATAACAGAAGAAGCTTCATGACCATAAAGTCTACAAGTAAAGGATTTCACCTTACACCATTCTATATTGAATCCTGTGGTAGATGAGAAAGCTACCCCAGAGTAAGAGTAACGATCAATGATAAGTGTGGTTCCACCCCTTGGTTTAGtccatggttcaaggtttcccATGATGCcgtcgaaatttcccacatttcgatGGTATCCCAGGATTCCAATACCATATAGCCTGTGACTTTAAAAAGTCACAGGTTTCGatgaaaattcccacatttcgacaCTTACAACACTGTTGACAAAACTGGTTCTGCAGATTCCGGCCAATTTATTTCAGAGATTTGATTTCCATATCATAGCTGTTAATACGTACTGCTATTAGTTGCATTCAACAAGGTTTGGGGTTAGGAGCCTCACCCTAAATTTTCAGCTTGGTCAGAGATTGGTTGAGGAAGATCCATCACCGTTTTTCCACCTTGGTCTGTCGGGGGTACTGTTCTGtcaaaggttgaagaagacccACAATTTGTTATGTTTTAATTCCTTTATTTGTTTCACTTACATAATTACCCCTTCTTTCCCCTGTGTCATCATTACTTCATTTCTTTAGTTTCCATATTCACCCCTCTCCTTGCCTCCAATCCACCCATGtcccttatttttatttgcttCCAAGTGTACCCCTTCTGCATAATTACGGATCCCCTTTGTGTCCCCTCTTCTTTCacataagggtgttaatcggtcaGGGTTTTGGTCAAGCCTAATCGGTCTTCCCCATTTTAGGACCTCACACCGTGACTAGCCTGTGTCCTCATAGGCTTGACATAGTCCCATTTATAAGCGGTTGATCAGGTATTGATATTTAATCGGGCTATACAGACCTTAAATGGGCTAATGACACAGTTATCTCTAAACGGGATTTAAACATGTTGGAGGGCACAGTAAACGTGCTTTAAACAAGCTCTAAACAGACTTTAATCATGTCAAGCTAAGTTGGGCCATTAAACGGTCAGTCTTTGTTAGGAGATTGTCAGGTAGGACTTCAGCACAGGGAATGACTGAATAGTATTAGGTTTGGGCTTAAGCCTGGCACATTTATAAACTAGCGTGGTCAGTTTCAGGTTTTCCCAGGGTTCTAGAATTGACACCCGTACTTTGATAGACCAATTACCCCTCTAATACCTTGGtcaattacaattctgccatgcCCACCAGCCCTTTGCTACCTttgatatatttattatttttacacTGAGCTCTTAGTTGAGTCTTCTCTTGCTTGGGTGGGCCCTAAATCACATCAGTTTGGTGTTGTAATTTTTTGAAGATAAGTACTTGCATGGAGTGATTGTTGTTATTTCTATTATTGGAGATTATTTGCTCAGATTCGTTGAAATTTAACCTTTTTGGGATCTTATTTGTGGTCGGTCTTGATTATGGGATTTAAGTGATGCTGGTTATTGTTGCCATATGATGGTGGATTATATTATGGGATGCTCATCTTTCGTGATGCTGGTTATTACTGCCATATGATGGTGATAATTCTCTATTGCATCCTCTACATAATTTTTCCATGTGAGGGAGATTggagataattattattatctGCTCAAGTCATCAGttgaagattattattatttatttgtctgTGTCATTTGCTCATGTCCTTACAAAATTTTATCTATGAAGATAGTTATAGTATTCAACAACAATCTTATGCTATGTGGTTCACAACcaccttagggcccgtttgataacgtttctgccgtttctgtttcaagaaatggcagaaacataaatttttgtttctagaaacagaaacggaattgaaggtgtttgataagtcatgtttctggaagtcgataatAATTGgagaaagaatggccacgagtcgtttccagaaacgaacTTATTTCGCCTGGGtcttttcttgaaccataaataggtagaaatttatatttctatttctaaaaacaagtgaaacaaaacagttttatcaaacgctttttgttccgtttcttccgtttcaaacgggcccttaggtTACTTGGCTCACAACAACCTTAGGCTGTTTGGTCCTCAGCAACTTGATGTTGTTGCTACTCGATCCTCCGCAACTTGATGCTGCTACTTGGTCTCCTGCAACTTGATGCTGCTACTTGTTCCCTAGCAATCTGATGCTGCTACTTGGTCTACGCTAACCCATTTTGCAGTTTTACCAGTGGTTTGCAATGACGTATGTTGTAATTTTAGCTGTCTTCCCTATGGAGAGTACTACTTACTAAATGCCTTTCTTGAGAAGGGCTTATGATGTTGCTGTTGTTGCTACTATAGTATTTTGGATTGTGATTGGTGTTCTCTGCCACTCAATTTGTTCGTTGCTCTTTGGTTTGTTCAACATGAAGATTATTCTCTACTTTTGTTGTTAATGATTGGTGTGCTTTGAGTTTATATTGCTACTGGAATGAAGTTATTTGTGCTTGGTGTATGTAActgatatgtatatatatatatatatatatatatatacacatactccagcttgaggagTGTCCCTATTGTGATGTAGTTGTTAGCCTTAGTTTCCTTGTTAAAGTCCACTTTTGGTCTTAGTCTCGTACAAGGTTTACTCCttattttcaatatatatatatcataggCAGTCCATAATAGGTAGACTGATACTATAGTGTTTAGCacatcctctccctctctctccctctccataATCGCAGGTACTAGTTTCAGAACTTGTTTTCTTACAGACCCCTCAAGGAATTGCATGTGGACCAGCCTTGTGAACAATTTCCATATTATGTTAAATGTGCAACTGTTGTGCGAGTGCATAAACAACTTGTATTCAGTGTAGAGGTGTATCACTGAGTGTGAGAAAACTGGTGTCAGTCTCTAGAtcttttgtttaaatcaatttGAGCTTCTATCGCTATAGCCCAAACCCAATCCAACCAACCTGAGTCAATCTATTGCATTATGATTGTGGTTAATTAAATCAGACTCATTTGGGGTTCGATTGGGAACATGCTGTagggtttttttggttttggccTAGGTTGGCTGCAAAAGCGGACCCAACTGGCCAACATTAGTCACTACATTTTTCTTTGTTGTAGTTCAAAATCTCTTATTTAAAACGGGTTTAGTTAGATGCAAATTTTAGTTACATTGTTGTATTATTATATGAGAATTGGGTATCTATTTAGAGTGCTCCTTCCTGCTGGAACAAATTTAAGTAGCTGATTTTGATCACCTGCCATTAAGTGAAAGTGCGGCTGGGGTGtggtaattttctctttttctcccgtCTGGTTGTCTAAATATCATAATCACTTGCAGTCCTCTTCTGGGGATTGAACTATTTTCATTTTGGCGTGGCTTGATAAAtagttttgatttggaattggtttCTGTGTCTTATTATCATTTAACACTGCTTTGGTTCTGTTTATGAAGAATGCTTGCATTATTATTCCATCCCTCCTTAAGTCTCTCTCCCCACTCTGTTTGATATTGTTCCATCTTATTTTGATGTTTTGCTTGCCATATTCTAGTGCGATGATGTTCTAAAACCATTCAATTCCTGCCCCCTCACCCAGCCCTCCATTTAGGTAATTAAATTTTGTGTTACATAATATATAGGTAATAATTTAATCAATCTTTTCAGGTTTCTAGGTTGATTTATACTAATTCGGGACTTGCCATCCTGGCGTTAGCATCAAATGCTGTACACAAGCTTTGGAAATGGTCAAAGAATGAACAGAATCCCTCAGGGTAGGTATTGGCTGAGTTGtattttcatttcccttcaTTCTATTCATTTCCCACAAATTTGATCTAATTAAATACCGTCTTTCATAGGAAACTGCTAGTGCACCGCCACAACTGTGGCAACCTTCAAGTGGAATATTAATGACCAATGAGATAAATAATACTACTTCTGAAGATGCTGTTCCATGCTTTGCGCTCTCGAAGAATGATTCTTATGTTATGTCAGCAAAGAGGATACTGCCTATTCATGACTCGAAATATGGATATGATGGTATGAtttgtaaataatttatgatatttttttgaaaatattaattAGTATTAGGACCCAATTTTCCTGAGACCACCTACaataagggggggggggaagagaggtGGGTGGGGATGGGGATCACATCCGGACCATCCCATTGTTCAGCCAcgcatgaaagaaaactttgtccttagTATTAATATTCATTTTCTAAATGTCtttgaaataatttttataATCCAATCAAAAATACAAAATCTCTGTACATAGAATTGCAATAGTCTAGTGTGACAACAGTAGTTTTAATAATTATTTACGTATTTGAAATATCAGGGGGAAAAGAGAGGTAAAAGTTTACtctttttggaataaaaaaaagaagttccAATTGGGGAGTTTGAGTAAATACTGGGGTAGTATAGAGGAGTGATAAAAAATTTCCCTATTTTCAAAATATAGTGTTGTCTCCGAGACGTAGCGTCTATTTTAGGTGGGCACACtgtttttatctctttcttttcccccCTTTGAATTGACCTTTCTATCCCTCTCGTATGATGTCTCATTCCCCACCCCCATTGGTGTTGTCCACTAACTTTGCACACAAGCGATGTGTCTATCCGTTTCCCCTTAAAATGTTATTGAATTCTAGGAAAAAATAACGCAACTTGATCGTGTTCTCCTACACCAGATACAGGGATAGTGAAATGTCCATCCCACCCCCATGTTAGATGCCTCGGCACATGCTCCAGCACGGGGTCACACGATGAGGTATTCTCAatgaaattagatttttttagcATTCTAGGGTCAGGGGAGAGTGCGCTTGCATTCTTTCACTCTTATCTTTATTCCTCAATGAAATGACTTTGTTGCCCTCCTATGCATTTTGTTGTTGCACTACCCTCTACATCGCTTGTTCAAGAGCCCTCGTCCTTTCATGAAACGTGGAATGGCGGTTGGCGGGCTATGTGACTGCAACAGACCCTAATCGAATCCTTTTTCCAGCCAAAGATAAAGTAAAAGACAATCC
Protein-coding sequences here:
- the LOC122077115 gene encoding thymidylate kinase-like, yielding MGNLEPWTKPRGGTTLIIDRYSYSGVAFSSTTGFNIEWCKAPEKGLLAPDLVVYHDIPPEKAAERGGYGGERYEQLEFRGKVAQHYQMLHDATWKIVDACRPIEDIEKQLIELAMDCVSTCHKGKPLSQLWLTWYLFLAGCYSDSSGIWTGSFLGHRNGRVITKRFLAHFCSQMTSRTGKMISGELPNRLFDLGCILFLCEQGFDLIISL